CACCTTGCAGATGGCACCGAGCTGTGTCACCAGGGCCAGCATGTCAGTGGCATTGGGGCTTGCTGGTCTTGGGGAGGAGGATGGCTCCAGGCTCCTATGCAGACAAAAGGGAGGTGGCAGGGGGCTGACAGGGTGGGCAGCACTGCCTTGGCCATGGTGgagacacccatggggacacagccaCCCCCTGCCCACCGCGGTCACCTCCCATCCGTGGGGCGCAGCTCAGCGGGCAGCAGGGGGGTCAGGTCAGCGCCGAGCCGGGCAAACGCTTCACTGATCTCCTGCACCGTGGGGCACCAGCACTCACCTGTGGGCAAGGGGACAGTGACAATgggcaggggtttggggacacccccccactGTGGCAGCCACCTACCACACTCACCCCTGGTGCTCAGCCAGATATCCCACAGCGCCTGGGCAGCATTGATGGTGTCGGGGCAGAGTGTCATCAGCTGCCAGAATAAAGAAGGTGACAAATAAAGAGGTGACAAGGTGGCAGGGGAGGaggggacaccaggcagtgacagtGGCCTCACCTGGAAGAGCCAGCGCAGGACGGGCGGCGGGCAGGTGGGCAGGCAGTTGTACAGCAGGCTCAAGCACCCATTGCGGACAAAGGCCACCTGCCAGGCAGGTGATTCGCTGtggggggcacaaggggggtGAGTGGGACTctgcctgtgtcccctgtccccccctgtcaccccaatATGTCCCACCAGAAGAAAAGCGCCTCTAAGTTGTTCCGTGACTCCAGCCCACGTGTGTCCAGCAAGGGCAGCAGCACCGGGCGGGCACAGAAAATGGGCTCCCCGGGGTGCACGGTGGGGATGAACCGCGGCTTCACAGCAAAACGGGCCAGGATGTCCCTGCAGGGGTGGGACAGTGGCATTGAGTGGGGAGGGAACACCGCGGGCACCCTCGAATCCCAGTCCCCGTGGCAGTACCGGTGCTCCTCGGGCAGTTTGCTGTCCTCATCCAGGGACTCCGGGGAACTGGTGTCATCTGCGCGTTGCTGCACCAGCGCGGCTGCCTGGTCCCGCTCCCTGCCACAGGGGGGTCAGCACAcggtggggacaccctggggtgcCCCTCATGTCTTTAGGGTGCTCATCTTTACCTCTGTTCCTGGACTGGTGAATCCAGGCTGTTGGCGAGCAGATCTGGCCATGGGGACATCACCTAAGCAAGGTGACATGTCAGCGGGTGGCACAATGCCCAGTGGCACCAggatgtccccagggacccccatttGGGTAGGGACTGACCTGCTGGTGtctgggggggcttggggacatgtcCCCCGCCAGCAGCATGTCCCTCAGCGGGATCAGCTCCTCGTCATCCTCGCTGTCTGTGAGGGACAGCCTGTCCCTCACTGTGCCCAGCGAGTGTCCCCATGAGCTCCTGCTGCCCATGGCATGCTGCCCTCGGTCACTGTCACCCCCCGGGGACCCCGCAGCCATCTCCGGCAGCACCGGGATGTCACCGGAGCTGTCCGATGTCACCGGGGACGGTGTGGAGCTGGTCACATCCTGccggtggggctggggctgagtGAGGCTGGGTAGCCGCCGGGCTCTGCTCACCCGCTTCTTGGTGCCAGGAGacttcttggggcaccagggggctgtggggacagtgcAGGGGTCACCACAGAGCCCTTGGGGCACAGGGAAAGctgtggggacaatgtgggggtgACAAGGGCCCTCCTTGGGGTGCCAGGGGACTGTGGGGACAGCACAGAGGTGACCAGGGGTCCCCCTGGGGCACAAGGGTGGCCATGGGGACTGTGTGAGGGTGACCAGGGTCCCCCTTAGGGCATGGggagggccatggggacaatgtgggcgTTACAAGGGTCCTCCCAGGGTTCCCATTGGGGCACAAAGAAAGTCCACATGGACAATATGGGGGTGACCAGGGTCTGCACTCGGGCACAAGGGCCACGGGGACAACACAGGGGTGACCAGGGTCCCTGTTGTGACACaaggaagggctgtggggcaagGTGGGGGGGAACCAGGGCTTATGTTGGGGCACAAAGAAAGTCCATGAGCACAATGTAGAGGTGACCAGTGTCCCCCTTGGGGCAcaagggccatggggacaaagtgggggtgaCCAAGGTCCCCCCAGGGTCCTatttggggcagagggagggtcACTGGAGTCTGCACTGGGGCAcaagggccatggggacaacatgggggtgACCAGAGTCCCTGTTGTGACACAAGGAAGGGCCATGGGACAATGCTGGGGTGACCAAGGGCCTATTTGGAGCATGGGAAGTGCCATGGAGACAACGTGGAGGTGCCCAGGGCCCCCACTGGGGCACACAGAAGGGCCCTGGGGCCAATCTGGGGGTGCCCAAGGTCCCCTCGGGACACCGTGTGGCCACCAGCGGGGTCACCActcccctcacccccatccctggggcAGGCCCGTGCTCACCTCGCACCCCTCCAGCTCCCCGTGGGCGGTAGGAGCCCCGGGGGGGGCTGTGCGCGGGCGCGGGGCTCGGGGGCCACGGCTCCAGCAGGCCGGGGGGCGGCCCAGCCACGGGACGGCCCACACGGAGGTTCTTgtgggcgcggagctgctggtaGCGCTGGAGACTGTCCTGGAAGCTGAAGCTGAAGAGGCCCGAGCGGGGGATGCGAGCGGAGGAGAGGGGGATCTGGTACCAGCGCAGCTCCTCGGGGTGCGGGGCCATGGCGGCACCGGCTCCTCAGGGGACACCTCGGATCGTCGGCCAAGCGCCCGCCatgcggaaaggggcggggctGCGAGGAAAAGGCGGGGCTTACGCGGCGCAGAGCCAATAAGAGGCGGGCGGGCCCGGAGAGGTGACTCCTCCTCCCGCCGCGGCGCTTTCGAAGCCTCAACTGTCAACGGCTCAACCGGCCAATCGGAGCGCGCGAAGGCGGTTGAGCCAATCGTGGGCGTTTCTTAGCGCGGGGAGCGGCCGAGCGAGGCGCTACCAGCCAATCAGAACGGGAGGAGGGTGGAGCCTCACCGCCTCCCCCTCCCGCAGCGGTGCATGCTGGGAGCTGTAGTCTGTGGGAACcgcggggcacgctgggagttgtagtctgAGAGCGGCAATCCCGGTGCGCGGGGCCTGCACGGAAGCGCTTCCGATCGGGCCGGAAGTTCCGGTCGCGGCCTGGCCCGGTGCGCGGCGGTGCGGCCTCCGTCCCGGTGCTGCCATGGCGGACGTGACCGCGCGGAGCCTGCAGTACGAGTACAAGGCGGTGAGTGCGGCCTCCCCGGCCCCTCAATCCCCCCCTGGGCCCGGGTCCCGCCGCCAGAGTGGCCTGTTCGAGGCGCACCCGGTGTAACGGCGCTTtaccggggcggggagcgggttTTAAGGGTAAAAATCCTCATTGAAGGGTTTTTCCGGCCCTTTTCCCCCTTCAAGCGGGATTTGCCGGTACCGAAGTGGCTTAAACTCTAAACACGCGCTTGGTGGGGGGGATTAAATAACCTCTCAGttcattaaaatgcaaatttatTTGTGTGTGGAGCAACGCGGAGCGTGTTGGGTTAAAGGGATTGTGGGGGGGACCCCGCAGGGAGATGCAGGCCCCCAAATCAGCCCCACATTGGGAGCAAAGGCCCCAAATCAGCCCCGTGACAGGACCCACAGTCCCAAAACAGACCCACGGTGAGACCCAGAGCCCCAAATCAGACCCATGATGGGACCCATAGCCCTAAATCAGCCTCAGGGGAGGACCCACGGACCCAACTCTGCCCCACAGTGGGACCTGTGGCCCCAAATCAGCCCCACAGCAAGACCCACAGCCCCAAATCAGCCCCACAGTGAGACCCATGGCCCTAAATCATCCCCACTGTGGAATCCCAGGCCCCAAATCGACCCCACGGTGGGACCCATGGACCCAAATCTGCCCCACAGTGGGACCTGTGGCCCCGAATCATCCCCACAGCAGGACCCACAGCCCTAAATCAGCACCATGATGGGATCCAGAGCCCCAACTCATCCCTATGATGGGACCCACAGCCCTAAATCAACCTCGTGGGGAGACCTATGGACCCAACTCTGCCCCATGGGGGGACCCATGGACCCAACTCTGCCCTACAGTGGGACCTGTGGCCCCGAATCATCTCCACATCAGGACCCACGGCCCTAAATCAGCCCCACAGTGGGACCCAGGACCCAAACCAGccccttctctcccctctctcaGAACTCCAACCTCGTCCTCCAAGCCGACCGCTCGCTGATCGACCGGACACGGCGCGATGAGCCCACCGGGGAGGTCCTGTCGCTGGTGGGGAAGCTGGAGGGGACGCGTATGGGGGACAAGGCGCAAAGAACCAAACCCCAGATGCAGGAGGAGCGACGAGCCAAGTGAGTGCGAGACGTGGATTTTCACAAAAAACCACTCCAGGGATCTAATCTTTCGTTCTTGTCTTTGAATAGTGtggctttggtttgttttaggGGTATAAATGGGGTAGAATTTGATGTTTTGGGGAGTATTTTGTAGTGGAAAATGTTTTGGTGCAGGGATGCAGATTAAATCCACCAGTGGCAAGATGCAGAGATGTTGTCACTTTCTCCATGTTAAAAAGCTAAAATtgaagggaaaaaattaaaaatacgtattttattcctttatttcttaaataaaagCGACTAGTGATAGCtttcctcccgtcccctctccgcAGGAGACGCAAGCGCGATGAGGACAGACACGACATCAACAAGATGAAGGGTTACACGCTGCTCTCCGAGGGCATCGATGAGATGGTGGGGATCAtctacaaacccaaaaccaaggaGACCCGCGAGACCTACGAGGTGTTGCTGAGCTTCATTCAGGCGGCTCTGGGGGACCAGGtgaggatggggacactgggagagggTTCAAAGTCTGAAAGATCCATCTCTTGGAGGCTTTAATTGTTGGTTGATGATTTGTTGGGTGACGGCGGCTCAATATGAGGCAGcgtatgcccaggtggccaagagaccaccagcgtcctggcttgtgtcaCCACCAGTGTGGCCAGGGGGACCAGGGTGGTTACCAAACCCTGtgttgggcactggggaggccagacTGTGAATCCTTggtgcagttttgggcccctcagctcagagCTCAAAGtggcggcaccaaaatcacctcagggctcaaaatggcggtcccaggggtggcgggatcacctcatgaaagcccttgaggtgctggagcgagttgaaagaagggaacggagttggtgaggggctggagcacaagtgtgatggaagcggctgagggacctcggggttcagctggagaacaggagctgaggggagaccttctgatctctgaactgcctgaaaggagcttggagcatggagggggttggtctgtgctcccaagtgagaaaacaagaggaaacagcctcaagttgcgccaggggaggttgaggttgggtgtggggaacaatttcttccccaaagggctgtggggcattggaacaggctgcccagggcagtgctggagtcaccatccctggagggctggacagacagagatgaggttctcagggacatgggatgtgttaacagttggactcaatcttcaaggtcttttccaacctatatAATTCTCTATTTCCCTGttactcctcctgcagccgcgcGACATCCTCTGTGGAGCGGCCGACGAGGTGCTGGCGGTGCTGAAGAACGAGAAGCTGCGCGACAAGGAGCGGCGCAAGGAGATCGATCTGCTGCTGGGACAGACCGACGACACCCGCTACCACGTGCTggtgaacctgggcaagaaaatCACGGATTACGGCGGAGACAAAGAAATCCAGAACATGGGTAAGGGGTGGGCGTAAATTCGGGTTATTTTTTGTGAAATCCAGCACTACCCAGGGTCACGTTTACACACAGAGAAGCCAGAAAAACATTTGGAGAGTTTTCaagccccaaacccccatttcttttcatctttttggATGCACGGAGGTGTGGGCGGGCGCGTGGATCTGTCGACCTTCCATGTGGCGTCCAGATTTCCTGATTAATTAATTGCCCTTTTCTTTTGCAGACGACAACATCGATGAGACCTATGGGGTGAATGTCCAGTTTGAGTCCGATGAGGAGGTACGAGCCCTGCGGTATTTCTGCTGGGAAGGAGAAGCTGGATTATTTTAGCTCCCGTTTCCTGGCTTGGGGAGGATTTGTTGCTTATCTTGTTAATCCCAGGCTTAACGTGAGTCAGCAGGGTGGAAAGCAGATGGTGATATTTCGATCTCGTGGGGGAAACTTGACATATTGGGAGGAATAGAGACATTCAGACGTGCTGGTTTTGCAGAAATGCTCCCTGGGATTGTGTTGTGAGAGGATGATAAGAGGGAGAAATATAAGATTGTTGCAGCCACTGGCAAAATCTCTCTGTGATGAGTGGAAATAATCCCATCACATGGCGCTTTACCTCGACAACAGCGTCGTTTTCCTGTGAAAAATCCAAACCTGGCTGTTTCCCCTTAAGAACAAGCTGTCAGATTATTCATTTCCGTCGAGGAAAAGCTTCTCTTTGATGTTTCCAAAAGCCACTCACTGCGATTTTGCTCTCGACAGGAAGGCGATGAGGACATTTACGGCGAAGTGCGTGACGAGGCGTCCGATGACGACATGGAGGGGGATGAAGCCGTCGTCCGCTGCACCCTCTCAGCCAACGTGAGTTACCCAGGAACGTGCCAAAacgtttttggggtggtttggagGAGAATCGTGGATCCCGAGGGTCTGTGGGTGCAGTTTGAGGGTGGAATGGAGCCTTGAAGCTGTTGTCTGCAAGGCCAAAATTAGTATAATTAACAGCTCTGGCAGCTGCACGGTTGCATCTGTGGGCTTGAGAGAGGCCCCAAACACTCGCTCCGCACCACAAACCTCACGTGCCTGCTTTCTCgcaggaaaataacattttaatggGATTTTTCCCCCAGCTCGTGGCCTCGGGTGAGCTGATGAGTTCCAAGAAGAAGGATCTGCACCCTCGCGACATCGACGCCTtttggctgcagcggcagctcaGCCGCTTCTACGACGACGCCATCGTTTCGCAGAAGAAGGCGGATGAAGTGCTGGAGATCCTGAAGGTCGGTGGTCGCCTCGCAATACCCATCTGAAAACCAGGAGTTTAAATCCCAAATaacttgttattttttgttttttcaaatttaACTGCTAAACACAATTGTGGATACACTGTATTTGCCAATAAGATGGGTTTAGTCTTGGTTTGCAGAGAATTCTTCTTCTGAGGGGAAGgcggttgggtttttgttggtgtttgctGTGCCATCACCCTAAGTTGTGTCTGTTTTC
This DNA window, taken from Patagioenas fasciata isolate bPatFas1 chromosome 26, bPatFas1.hap1, whole genome shotgun sequence, encodes the following:
- the FAM178B gene encoding protein FAM178B, with product MAPHPEELRWYQIPLSSARIPRSGLFSFSFQDSLQRYQQLRAHKNLRVGRPVAGPPPGLLEPWPPSPAPAHSPPRGSYRPRGAGGVRAPWCPKKSPGTKKRVSRARRLPSLTQPQPHRQDVTSSTPSPVTSDSSGDIPVLPEMAAGSPGGDSDRGQHAMGSRSSWGHSLGTVRDRLSLTDSEDDEELIPLRDMLLAGDMSPSPPRHQQVMSPWPDLLANSLDSPVQEQRERDQAAALVQQRADDTSSPESLDEDSKLPEEHRDILARFAVKPRFIPTVHPGEPIFCARPVLLPLLDTRGLESRNNLEALFFCESPAWQVAFVRNGCLSLLYNCLPTCPPPVLRWLFQLMTLCPDTINAAQALWDIWLSTRGECWCPTVQEISEAFARLGADLTPLLPAELRPTDGRSLEPSSSPRPASPNATDMLALVTQLGAICKFLALCVVTQPCHYPDSARLSLVTLLSFLGLDRALRCQPLPEVQVLLHYLLQGIHDWHQQLPALCRDLCQLSRHHHNLVALMQLLPDFTSRDRELRRHLSLHAMAQLLGEPPGVVPPPEAHAELQVLCRFLVLARPDALRSLMLTGGLEEPADPDWEACYLSYSLLLLASNVVGTEQPPAKQRGHLELLCSQLDQLFGRGLRESTQLLFRTQLKGLAILLYVKWQEMLAQGGGP